The genomic stretch TTCAGAATAATTACAAGCCATCTTTCCAACTATAAGCTCATGATTACTATCCATTTCAAAACTAACTTTCTTAGTCTTTGAAATTAAGTCAATTTTTCTTCCTTGTTTTGCTCCATGAAAATAGAAAACTCTTTTATTCTCTATATTAGAGTATCCAAAATTTAATGGAACAATATATACTTCATCATTTTCTTTATCATAGAAACCTATTCTACAACAATCACAACTTTTTATAAATTCATCTATTCTTACTTCTTCTAAAACTTCTCTATCCTTTCTTCTCATAATTTCACCTCTTAATTATAGTTTTGAATTATTATACTTCAGTCTATTATAATTTTCAAGAATATTATTAAAACTATTGAATTTTTTTCATTTAATGTTAAAATATAATGATGGAGAGAATAAATTAAATTAAATTAAGGTGGTAAAAAATGAATAAGGTAAATATTGTTTATTATAGTTTTACAGGGAATACTTTAAGAATGGTGAAAGCATTTGAAAAGGGACTTCAAGAAGCTAATGTTCCTTTTAAATCATATAGTGTTGTTGAATTAAAAGATGATAATAAAGCTTTTGATTGTGAAATTTTAGCTTTGGCTTCTCCTGCAAACCAAACAGAAGAAATTGAAAAAACTTATTTTCAAGCTTTTATGGAAAGAAATGCAGAAAAATTTAAAGATAAAAAAGTCTATCTTTTTGGAACTTTTGGTTGGGGAACTGGTAAATTTATGGGTGAATGGATAAAACAAGTTGAGGGGCTAGGTGCTAAAATTGTTGAGTTGCCTATGGCTTGTAAAGGTAGTCCAAACTCTGAAACAAAAGAAAAATTAAGTGATATGGCAAAAAAAATTGCTACTATGTAAAAAAATAGCATCCACTTTTGTGGATGCTTTTTTATATTATTTTACTTGTTGTCCATTTTTAAATGTTGCTTGTTGGATTACTTTTCCAGCTTCATCATAAGCTTTTGCTATTCCGTCTATTTGCCCATTTTTATATGGTTCTTCAATCTTAATTTTTCCACTTGGATAATATTCTTTTGCTACTCCATCCATTTGTCCATTCTTATATGAAAGTTCATATTTTACTTTTCCATTTTCATAATAATCTTTTTGTACTCCTACTTGTATGTTATCCCTAAATGATGCTTCACTTGCTAATTTTCCATTTGGATAGTATATTTTTGAAGCTCCATTCATTTTACCATCTTTAAATTCAGCTTTTCCTGCTAAAACTCCATTATCACCATAACTTTCAACTATTCCTGTATAAGGTGCTTTTTCTTGTCCTATATATACAATATTTTCTTTAACTACTGTTTCTGTTGATTTAACCACTCTTGCTGAAAATGCTAAAACTGAACTTACTAAAAATAATCCTAATAATATTTTTTTCATTTTTCCTCCTAATATTTATTTTACTTGTTGACCATTTTTAAATGTTACTTGTTCAATTACCTTACCAGTTTCATCATATGCCTTAGCTACTCCATCTGCTTTTCCATTTTTATATGGAACTTCTGCTTTTAATTTTCCACTTTCATAATAATCTTTTTGTACTCCTACTTGTACATCAGCCTTAAATGTTGCTTCACTTCCTAGTTTTCCATTTGGATAGTATATTTTTGATGAACCATCTATTTTTCCATTTTTTATAGTTTTTTCTGATTGTAAAGCTCCTGTTTCATAGTAACTTTTTTCATAACCATCTTTT from Fusobacterium hwasookii encodes the following:
- a CDS encoding pyridoxamine 5'-phosphate oxidase family protein, producing the protein MRRKDREVLEEVRIDEFIKSCDCCRIGFYDKENDEVYIVPLNFGYSNIENKRVFYFHGAKQGRKIDLISKTKKVSFEMDSNHELIVGKMACNYSERYQCVIGTGLISFVEDKEEKAMALNEIMFQNMGKKDWDFPESMLSGVAVFKIEVTNLSCKEHL
- a CDS encoding flavodoxin domain-containing protein — protein: MNKVNIVYYSFTGNTLRMVKAFEKGLQEANVPFKSYSVVELKDDNKAFDCEILALASPANQTEEIEKTYFQAFMERNAEKFKDKKVYLFGTFGWGTGKFMGEWIKQVEGLGAKIVELPMACKGSPNSETKEKLSDMAKKIATM
- a CDS encoding toxin-antitoxin system YwqK family antitoxin, whose amino-acid sequence is MKKILLGLFLVSSVLAFSARVVKSTETVVKENIVYIGQEKAPYTGIVESYGDNGVLAGKAEFKDGKMNGASKIYYPNGKLASEASFRDNIQVGVQKDYYENGKVKYELSYKNGQMDGVAKEYYPSGKIKIEEPYKNGQIDGIAKAYDEAGKVIQQATFKNGQQVK